From Methylobacterium radiodurans, a single genomic window includes:
- a CDS encoding AAA family ATPase, whose protein sequence is MTSGSAATALDEGIVATAESCLGAVGEAREAIHGVIFGQEQVVDLALVTILAGGHGLLVGLPGLAKTKLVETLGTVLGLDARRVQFTPDLMPSDILGTEILDEDAERRRSFRFVRGPVFTQLLMADEINRASPRTQSALLQAMQEHFVSVAGERHDLPRPFHVLATQNPIEQEGTYPLPEAQLDRFLLEIDVGYPDRAAERRILIETTGVEETRAKPAMSTDQLLTAQRLVRRLPVGEAVVEAILDLVRAARPDSGDALVKGKLMWGPGPRASQALTLAVRARALIEGRVAPSVADVKALAEPVLKHRMALGYAARADGETVEGLIAKLAERL, encoded by the coding sequence ATGACATCAGGCTCAGCCGCCACCGCCCTCGACGAGGGCATCGTCGCCACCGCCGAGAGCTGCCTCGGCGCCGTCGGTGAAGCCCGCGAGGCGATCCACGGGGTGATCTTCGGCCAGGAGCAGGTGGTCGATCTCGCCCTGGTGACGATCCTGGCCGGCGGACACGGCCTCCTCGTCGGCCTGCCCGGCCTCGCCAAGACAAAGCTCGTGGAGACGCTGGGCACGGTGCTGGGCCTCGACGCGCGCCGCGTCCAGTTCACCCCCGACCTGATGCCCTCCGACATCCTCGGCACCGAGATCCTCGACGAGGATGCCGAGCGGCGCCGCTCCTTCCGCTTCGTGCGAGGACCGGTCTTCACGCAGCTGCTGATGGCCGACGAGATCAACCGGGCGAGCCCGCGCACCCAGTCGGCCCTGCTCCAGGCGATGCAGGAGCACTTCGTCTCGGTGGCCGGCGAGCGCCACGACCTGCCGCGCCCCTTCCACGTTCTCGCCACCCAGAACCCGATCGAGCAGGAGGGTACCTACCCGCTGCCCGAGGCGCAGCTCGACCGCTTCCTCTTGGAGATCGACGTCGGCTATCCCGACCGTGCCGCCGAGCGCCGCATCCTGATCGAGACCACCGGCGTCGAGGAGACGCGGGCCAAGCCGGCGATGAGCACCGACCAGCTGCTGACCGCCCAGCGCCTCGTGCGCCGCCTGCCGGTCGGCGAGGCGGTGGTCGAGGCGATCCTCGACCTCGTGCGCGCGGCCCGGCCCGACAGCGGCGACGCACTGGTCAAGGGCAAGCTGATGTGGGGGCCCGGCCCACGCGCCAGCCAGGCGCTGACCCTGGCGGTCCGCGCCCGCGCGCTGATCGAGGGCCGCGTCGCCCCATCGGTGGCGGATGTGAAGGCGCTGGCCGAACCCGTTCTGAAGCACCGCATGGCGCTGGGCTACGCGGCCCGCGCCGACGGCGAGACCGTCGAGGGGCTGATCGCCAAGCTGGCGGAGCGGCTCTGA
- a CDS encoding DUF58 domain-containing protein, with protein sequence MVATRALGAEARNPGRHESESAASLAERMPRLILESRRVSSLLAHGLHGRRRAGPGESFWQFRPFVTGEAAARIDWRRSARDDRLYVREREWEAAHNIWLWIDRSASMGFSSDLATAPKIERALVLGLALADAFVEGGERVGLLGLTRATAARNIVERLAQALVADEAGLTQDLPPRAEPGRFDEAILVSDFLTPPERVGAAVRDIAGRGSRGHLVVVVDPIEETFPFAGQAVLHDLESGLALDIGEAAIWGAAYRERIAAHRAALTEIARAQGWTFTLHRTDRPASEAALRLMTLVAARGA encoded by the coding sequence TTGGTCGCGACCCGCGCCCTCGGCGCCGAAGCGCGCAATCCCGGCCGGCACGAGAGCGAGAGCGCCGCGTCGCTCGCCGAGCGCATGCCCCGGCTGATCCTGGAATCGCGGCGGGTGTCGAGCCTGCTCGCCCACGGCCTGCACGGGCGCCGCCGGGCGGGGCCCGGCGAGAGCTTCTGGCAGTTCCGCCCCTTCGTCACCGGCGAGGCCGCCGCGCGCATCGACTGGCGCCGCTCGGCCCGCGACGACCGGCTCTACGTGCGCGAGCGCGAGTGGGAGGCCGCCCACAACATCTGGCTCTGGATCGACCGCTCGGCCTCGATGGGCTTTTCCTCGGACCTGGCGACGGCGCCGAAGATCGAGCGGGCCCTGGTGCTGGGGCTGGCGCTCGCCGACGCCTTCGTGGAGGGCGGCGAGCGGGTGGGCCTGCTCGGCCTCACCCGGGCCACCGCGGCGCGCAACATCGTGGAGCGGCTGGCGCAAGCGCTCGTCGCGGACGAGGCCGGCCTGACCCAGGATCTGCCGCCCCGCGCCGAGCCCGGCCGGTTCGACGAGGCGATCCTCGTCAGCGACTTCCTGACGCCGCCCGAGCGGGTCGGCGCCGCCGTGCGCGACATCGCCGGCCGCGGCAGCCGCGGTCACCTCGTCGTCGTCGTGGATCCGATCGAGGAAACCTTCCCGTTCGCCGGCCAGGCGGTGCTGCACGATCTCGAATCCGGCCTCGCCCTCGATATCGGCGAGGCCGCCATCTGGGGCGCGGCCTACCGCGAGCGGATCGCTGCCCACCGCGCCGCGCTCACCGAGATCGCCCGCGCCCAGGGCTGGACCTTCACGCTCCACCGCACCGACCGGCCGGCGAGCGAGGCGGCGCTCCGCCTGATGACGCTGGTCGCGGCCCGCGGGGCCTGA
- a CDS encoding DUF4159 domain-containing protein yields MLGLTFAAPLALAALVGLPALWFLLRVTPPRPRRIAFPPLKLVADLLPQRQTPARTPPWLLILRLLAAAALILAVSGPVWNPQGVGVGGGRSALLVLLDNGTSAAHDWRARLAVAQDTIEGAARDGRPVAVLGSAEAPAAIEARTPAAALERLRALAPRPHLAERAGLLPVLGAFLEKNPGAGLVWISDGVAGTQADAFTGELAKLAAANGTAVTLLRADAPPTLALTAAEQAGKLTAKVLRAAPNGREVGTVRALDQRGLPLAEHDFAFQNSALAAEAPLEIPVELRNNISRLEVSGERSAGAVVLMDERGKRRRVGLVFGGTSDQAQPLLAPTYYLSRALQPFADVQEARGAKGTAESINQLLDNQVTVLVLADVGAMDERTTARVEKFVAEGGLLLRFAGPRLAAGNDPLVPVRLRRGGRNLGGTLSWDNPKTLAPFAPESPFAGLSAPADIGVRRQILAEPDGDLPARTWASLQDGTPIVTAETRGQGRVVLFHVTADTTWSNLPLSGLFIDMLRRVVALAGSAAPPTDGGPRPPAAILAPRLALDGFGALGSPPASAKAVAADYGDRATPEHPPGFYGPADGGIAVNALRSGDALVPLDLAKLAGARTGTLAGAETLDLRPALFTFALMLLALDTLAGLWLGGFLTRGGFGRLRSRPTALVAVGLLLAPLLAPLPLRAEEPAANRPNGIESALVTRLAYVVTGDAAVDEASRAGLTGLTQMLASRTALEPGEPAGIDPAKDELAFYPLIYWPIAANRPQPGEQAIRRIDAFMRNGGTVLFDTRDGLTSRPGAAPTPEGAYLRKMLATLEVPELEPVPADHVLTKAFYLVDTFPGRYASGQTWVEALPPVGEGAERRPARAGDGVSPLIITGNDLAAAWAVGRRGEPLYPVVGGDQRQREMAFRGGVNIVMYTLTGNYKADQVHVPALLERLGQ; encoded by the coding sequence GTGCTCGGACTGACCTTCGCCGCGCCGCTGGCGCTGGCCGCGCTCGTCGGCCTGCCGGCCCTGTGGTTCCTGCTCCGGGTGACGCCGCCGCGCCCGCGGCGCATCGCCTTCCCGCCGCTGAAGCTGGTCGCGGACCTCCTACCGCAGCGGCAGACGCCCGCCCGCACGCCGCCCTGGCTGCTGATCCTCCGGTTGCTCGCCGCCGCCGCCCTGATCCTGGCGGTCTCGGGACCCGTCTGGAACCCGCAAGGGGTGGGGGTCGGTGGCGGGCGCAGCGCTCTCCTCGTGCTCCTCGACAACGGCACCAGCGCCGCCCACGACTGGCGCGCCCGCCTCGCGGTCGCCCAGGACACGATCGAGGGCGCGGCCCGCGACGGAAGGCCCGTGGCGGTTCTCGGCAGCGCCGAAGCCCCGGCCGCGATCGAGGCCCGCACCCCGGCCGCCGCCCTAGAGCGCCTGCGCGCGCTAGCGCCCCGCCCGCACCTCGCCGAGCGCGCGGGCCTGCTGCCGGTGCTCGGCGCCTTCCTGGAGAAGAACCCCGGTGCCGGCCTCGTCTGGATCAGCGACGGCGTTGCCGGCACGCAGGCCGACGCCTTCACGGGCGAGTTGGCCAAGCTCGCCGCGGCCAACGGCACCGCCGTGACTCTGCTGCGGGCCGACGCGCCGCCCACCCTAGCGCTGACTGCCGCCGAGCAGGCGGGCAAGCTGACGGCCAAGGTGCTGCGCGCCGCACCGAACGGGCGCGAGGTCGGCACCGTGCGGGCGCTCGATCAGCGCGGCCTGCCGCTCGCCGAGCACGACTTCGCGTTTCAGAACAGCGCGCTGGCGGCCGAGGCGCCGCTGGAGATCCCGGTGGAGCTGCGCAACAACATCAGCCGCCTGGAGGTATCGGGCGAGCGCTCGGCCGGCGCCGTGGTGCTGATGGACGAGCGCGGCAAGCGCCGCCGGGTCGGCCTCGTCTTCGGCGGCACCAGCGACCAGGCCCAGCCGCTGCTCGCCCCCACCTACTACCTGTCCCGCGCCCTCCAACCCTTCGCCGACGTACAGGAGGCCCGCGGCGCCAAGGGCACGGCCGAGTCGATCAACCAGCTCCTCGACAACCAGGTCACGGTGCTGGTGCTGGCCGATGTCGGCGCCATGGACGAGCGCACCACCGCGCGAGTGGAGAAGTTCGTGGCTGAAGGCGGCCTCCTGCTGCGCTTCGCCGGGCCGCGGTTGGCGGCCGGCAACGACCCGCTGGTGCCGGTGCGCCTGCGCCGGGGCGGGCGCAACCTCGGCGGCACGCTATCCTGGGACAACCCGAAGACACTCGCCCCCTTCGCGCCCGAGAGCCCCTTCGCGGGCCTCTCCGCGCCGGCCGATATCGGCGTGCGCCGCCAGATCCTGGCCGAGCCGGACGGGGATCTTCCCGCCCGCACCTGGGCCTCGCTGCAGGACGGCACCCCGATCGTCACCGCCGAGACGCGGGGGCAGGGGCGGGTGGTGCTGTTCCACGTCACCGCCGATACGACGTGGTCGAACCTGCCGCTCTCCGGCCTCTTCATCGACATGCTGCGCCGCGTGGTGGCGCTCGCCGGATCCGCGGCCCCGCCGACGGATGGCGGCCCGCGCCCGCCCGCCGCGATCCTGGCGCCGCGCCTCGCGCTCGACGGGTTCGGGGCGCTCGGCTCGCCACCGGCCTCCGCCAAGGCGGTCGCGGCCGATTACGGCGACCGCGCCACGCCGGAGCACCCGCCAGGCTTCTACGGGCCGGCGGATGGCGGCATCGCGGTCAACGCTCTACGCTCCGGCGACGCGCTGGTGCCGCTCGATCTCGCCAAGCTCGCGGGCGCCCGCACCGGTACGCTGGCCGGGGCCGAGACCCTTGATTTGCGGCCCGCGCTCTTCACCTTCGCGCTGATGCTCCTCGCGCTCGACACCCTCGCGGGCCTGTGGCTCGGCGGCTTCCTCACCCGCGGCGGGTTCGGGCGCCTGCGCTCGCGCCCGACCGCGCTCGTCGCTGTCGGCCTCCTCCTGGCGCCGCTGCTGGCGCCTCTGCCCCTGCGCGCCGAGGAGCCCGCCGCCAACCGGCCGAACGGCATCGAATCGGCCCTCGTCACCCGGCTCGCCTACGTGGTGACGGGGGACGCGGCGGTGGACGAGGCGAGCCGCGCCGGCCTCACGGGCCTGACCCAGATGCTGGCGAGCCGCACCGCCCTGGAGCCGGGGGAGCCCGCGGGCATCGACCCGGCCAAGGACGAGCTCGCCTTCTACCCGCTGATCTACTGGCCGATCGCCGCGAACCGGCCGCAGCCCGGCGAGCAGGCGATCCGGCGCATCGACGCCTTCATGCGCAATGGCGGTACGGTGCTGTTCGACACCCGCGACGGCCTCACCTCCCGCCCCGGCGCCGCGCCGACCCCGGAGGGCGCTTACTTGCGCAAGATGCTGGCGACGCTGGAGGTACCCGAGCTGGAGCCGGTGCCGGCCGACCACGTGCTCACCAAGGCCTTCTACCTCGTCGATACCTTCCCGGGCCGCTACGCCAGCGGCCAGACCTGGGTCGAGGCGCTGCCCCCCGTGGGCGAGGGCGCCGAGCGCCGCCCGGCCCGAGCCGGCGACGGGGTGAGCCCGCTCATCATCACGGGCAACGATCTCGCCGCCGCCTGGGCGGTGGGCCGACGCGGCGAGCCGCTCTACCCGGTCGTCGGCGGCGACCAGCGCCAGCGCGAGATGGCGTTCCGCGGCGGCGTGAACATCGTCATGTACACGCTCACCGGCAACTACAAGGCGGATCAGGTCCACGTGCCGGCCCTGCTCGAGCGGCTGGGACAGTGA
- a CDS encoding Dyp-type peroxidase, with translation MSVAGITPSNANVPKQKDPHLRECEIQGDIIVGLQKDEEVFVFFKILDARKFRKVLRERLTDRITTTSSALARELQVKAYKREGHRHRLPLIGINIGFTHAGLETLLGAAKCTGMDPSFMAGAAAQAAALSDPVDANGNPVWKPAFASDTIHGVLLVAGPAREVGQPGPAETEASAIVALFGNAVAVVDRETGITRPQRGHEHFGFLDGISNPGVRGITPRTNPENPNQGVPGQDLLWPGAFVFGYPGQDPDKPFEEPGPEPHLPHPWMRDGSYMVFRRLNQRVPEFHAFLDAQAAALGTDPALLGARMVGRWQSGAPVMLAPLQDDPLLGADPARNNAFEFSQDKAQRRCPYGAHIRKTYPRDDLKDPGTLGLKDPEGFVQAHRIMRQGIPFGPEVDEATEETTTVQERGLMFVCYQTSIVEQFEFIQKDWSNAPSFPPAKMRPGGGAVTPGHDPIIGQAGGPRQMDEPLPNYPTGSVRSTLDMPEPFVVPTAAGYFFMPSLTALKTM, from the coding sequence ATGAGCGTTGCCGGTATCACCCCCTCGAACGCCAATGTCCCCAAGCAGAAGGACCCGCATCTTCGCGAATGTGAGATCCAGGGCGACATCATCGTCGGCCTGCAGAAGGACGAGGAGGTCTTCGTCTTCTTCAAGATCCTGGACGCCCGCAAGTTCAGGAAGGTCCTGAGGGAGCGATTGACCGATCGCATCACGACCACCAGCAGCGCCCTCGCCCGCGAGCTCCAGGTGAAGGCCTACAAGCGGGAAGGGCATCGCCACCGGCTGCCGCTGATCGGCATCAACATCGGCTTCACGCATGCGGGGCTGGAGACGCTGCTGGGCGCTGCCAAGTGCACCGGCATGGATCCGTCCTTCATGGCCGGCGCCGCCGCGCAGGCCGCGGCGCTCTCCGATCCCGTCGACGCGAACGGCAACCCCGTCTGGAAGCCGGCCTTCGCCAGCGACACGATCCACGGCGTCCTGCTCGTGGCGGGGCCCGCACGCGAGGTCGGGCAGCCCGGTCCGGCCGAGACGGAGGCCAGCGCGATCGTCGCGCTCTTCGGCAACGCCGTCGCGGTGGTCGACCGCGAGACCGGGATCACGCGCCCGCAGCGCGGCCACGAGCATTTCGGCTTCCTGGACGGTATCTCGAATCCGGGCGTCCGCGGCATCACCCCCCGGACGAACCCGGAGAACCCGAACCAGGGCGTCCCCGGCCAGGACCTGCTCTGGCCCGGCGCCTTCGTGTTCGGCTATCCGGGGCAGGATCCCGACAAGCCCTTCGAGGAGCCCGGACCCGAGCCGCACCTGCCCCATCCCTGGATGCGCGACGGCTCCTACATGGTGTTCCGGCGCCTGAACCAGCGCGTGCCGGAGTTCCATGCCTTCCTCGACGCGCAGGCCGCGGCGCTCGGCACAGACCCGGCGCTGCTCGGTGCCCGCATGGTCGGGCGCTGGCAGAGCGGCGCGCCCGTCATGCTTGCGCCGCTGCAGGACGACCCGCTGCTCGGGGCCGACCCGGCGCGCAACAACGCCTTCGAGTTCTCCCAGGACAAGGCGCAGCGGCGCTGCCCCTACGGCGCGCATATCCGCAAGACCTACCCGCGCGACGACCTGAAGGATCCGGGAACGCTCGGCCTGAAGGACCCGGAGGGCTTCGTCCAGGCCCACCGCATCATGCGCCAGGGCATCCCCTTCGGGCCGGAGGTCGACGAGGCGACGGAGGAGACGACGACCGTGCAGGAACGGGGCCTGATGTTCGTCTGCTATCAGACCTCGATCGTCGAGCAGTTCGAGTTCATCCAGAAGGACTGGTCGAACGCCCCAAGCTTCCCGCCCGCCAAGATGCGCCCCGGGGGCGGCGCCGTCACCCCCGGCCATGACCCGATCATCGGGCAGGCCGGCGGCCCGCGGCAGATGGACGAGCCGCTGCCGAACTACCCGACCGGCTCGGTCCGCTCGACGCTCGACATGCCGGAACCCTTCGTGGTGCCGACCGCCGCCGGCTACTTCTTCATGCCGTCCCTGACGGCCCTGAAAACGATGTAG
- a CDS encoding serine hydrolase domain-containing protein yields MRQTMLRGLAAGLVGLGLATARIGPATAFQPPQGIEAVQAGFDAARLEAIADFVQRDVAAGKIPGMVLLVLRDGRPVLAQAFGEQTPGTPMRTDSIHRIASTTKLFVTTAAMRLYEQGRFKLADPVAAYLPELKALKVFAGSEIATEGDAPSPVAPQRAPTIHDLMRHTAGFTYWWIGPANAVRRNQREQNLEGLYDLTGEEMLAKLAQQPLLYQPGSTFEYSIATDVLGHLLERIEGKPLDRIVAEQVLQPLGLEDTVWQVDEARAARLAEPSRQILEKDPLAWVYPWLDLRKAPKRFSGGAGLASTAGDVGRLLQMLANGGAIDGVRLLAPQTVRLMLHSDHLNGIRGPRNNVDPGYGWSLVNPVRLATGPHATPGAAGDVYWGGITGPRYMIDPAERLVVVAMFQAPSLRGHYYAILRQMVYGAMTK; encoded by the coding sequence ATGCGTCAGACCATGCTGCGCGGGCTCGCGGCCGGCCTCGTCGGACTCGGCCTCGCGACCGCCCGGATCGGGCCCGCCACAGCGTTCCAGCCGCCGCAGGGCATCGAGGCCGTGCAGGCCGGGTTCGACGCCGCGCGGTTGGAGGCCATCGCCGACTTCGTGCAGCGGGATGTCGCCGCGGGCAAGATCCCCGGCATGGTGCTGCTCGTCCTGCGCGACGGCCGCCCCGTGCTCGCCCAAGCCTTCGGCGAGCAGACGCCCGGCACGCCGATGCGCACGGACAGCATCCACCGCATCGCCTCGACCACGAAGCTCTTCGTGACCACGGCCGCCATGCGCCTTTACGAGCAGGGCCGTTTCAAGCTCGCGGACCCGGTCGCGGCCTACCTGCCGGAACTCAAGGCGCTGAAGGTCTTCGCCGGCTCCGAGATCGCCACCGAGGGGGACGCCCCGTCGCCCGTGGCGCCCCAGCGCGCGCCCACGATCCACGACCTGATGCGGCACACCGCCGGCTTCACCTACTGGTGGATCGGGCCGGCCAACGCGGTGCGCCGCAACCAGCGCGAGCAGAACCTCGAAGGGCTCTACGACCTCACCGGCGAGGAGATGCTGGCCAAGCTCGCGCAGCAGCCCCTGCTCTACCAGCCCGGCTCGACCTTCGAGTACTCCATCGCCACCGACGTGCTCGGGCACCTCCTGGAGCGGATCGAGGGCAAGCCGCTCGACCGGATCGTGGCCGAGCAGGTGCTGCAGCCGCTCGGGTTGGAGGACACCGTCTGGCAGGTGGACGAGGCCCGCGCCGCGCGCCTCGCCGAACCCTCGCGGCAGATCCTCGAGAAGGACCCGCTCGCCTGGGTCTACCCCTGGCTCGACCTGCGCAAGGCCCCCAAGCGCTTCTCGGGCGGGGCCGGCCTCGCCTCCACGGCGGGCGATGTCGGGCGGCTCCTGCAGATGCTCGCCAACGGCGGCGCGATCGACGGGGTGCGGCTCCTCGCGCCCCAGACCGTGCGCCTGATGCTGCACAGCGACCACCTCAACGGGATCCGGGGACCGCGCAACAACGTCGATCCGGGCTACGGCTGGAGCCTCGTGAACCCGGTCCGCCTCGCCACGGGACCGCACGCCACGCCGGGCGCGGCCGGCGACGTCTACTGGGGCGGCATCACCGGCCCGCGCTACATGATCGACCCGGCCGAGCGCCTCGTGGTGGTGGCGATGTTCCAGGCGCCGAGCCTGCGCGGGCACTACTACGCGATCCTGCGCCAGATGGTGTACGGCGCGATGACGAAGTGA
- a CDS encoding GNAT family N-acetyltransferase, with product MSALSLVIRPEHPDDDGAIGRLHARAFGPGRYARTAYRLREGVGHRADLSVTASVGGFLAGSVRMNAVRADGPAFLALGPLAVDPSFEGRGVGSSLMRACLDAAKAAGEGLVILVGDAPFYARFGFVPVPSGRLVLPGPVDPARFLWLELAEGFAARVSGTVLAA from the coding sequence GTGTCCGCCCTCTCCCTCGTCATCCGGCCCGAGCATCCCGACGACGACGGGGCGATCGGGCGCCTGCACGCCCGTGCCTTCGGGCCGGGCCGCTACGCCCGCACCGCCTACCGGCTGCGCGAGGGCGTCGGCCACCGGGCGGATCTCAGCGTCACGGCCTCGGTCGGCGGGTTCCTGGCGGGCTCGGTGCGGATGAACGCCGTGCGGGCGGACGGCCCGGCCTTCCTGGCGCTCGGGCCGCTCGCGGTTGATCCGAGCTTCGAGGGGCGCGGCGTCGGCTCCAGCCTGATGCGGGCCTGCCTGGACGCCGCGAAAGCGGCCGGCGAGGGGCTGGTGATCCTAGTGGGCGACGCCCCCTTCTACGCCCGCTTCGGCTTCGTCCCCGTGCCGTCCGGGCGCCTCGTCCTGCCGGGACCGGTCGATCCGGCCCGCTTCCTCTGGCTCGAACTGGCCGAGGGTTTCGCTGCGCGCGTCTCCGGCACGGTGCTGGCGGCCTGA
- a CDS encoding microcin C ABC transporter permease YejB: protein MLGYILRRVALMVPTVLGILLITFVIVQFAPGGPVERVIAQLQGQGDAAMSRVTGGSGDFGGAGRAGGAENTSKYRGAQGLSPDFIAKLEKQYGFDKPAYERFLKMIWDYARFDFGRSYFRDVTVIELIRERLPVSVSLGLWMTLLSYAISIPLGIAKAVRDGTRFDRWTSFVVIIGYAVPGFMFGLMLIILFAGGSFFQLFPLRGLVSEGWETFSPWHKVTDYAWHMALPLTALVIGAFATATLLTKNSFLDEIRKQYVLTARMKGLSERRVLYGHVFRNAMLIVIAGFPGAFISAFFTGSLLIETIFSLDGLGELSFRSITGRDYPVVFATLYIFSLLGLAVNLLSDLIYVWIDPRIDFSARQT, encoded by the coding sequence ATGCTCGGCTACATCCTGCGCCGCGTCGCCCTGATGGTGCCGACCGTGCTCGGCATCCTGCTCATCACCTTCGTGATCGTGCAGTTCGCCCCCGGCGGTCCCGTGGAGCGGGTGATCGCCCAGCTCCAGGGCCAGGGCGATGCCGCCATGTCGCGCGTCACCGGCGGGTCGGGCGATTTCGGGGGAGCGGGGCGCGCGGGCGGCGCGGAGAACACCTCCAAGTACCGGGGTGCGCAAGGCTTGAGCCCCGACTTCATCGCGAAGCTCGAGAAGCAGTACGGCTTCGACAAGCCGGCCTACGAGCGCTTCCTGAAGATGATCTGGGACTACGCCCGGTTCGATTTCGGGCGCAGCTATTTTCGCGATGTCACCGTTATCGAGCTGATCCGCGAGCGGCTGCCGGTCTCGGTCTCGCTGGGACTCTGGATGACGCTCTTGTCCTACGCGATCTCGATCCCGCTCGGCATCGCCAAGGCGGTGCGCGACGGGACCCGTTTCGACCGCTGGACCTCCTTCGTGGTCATCATCGGCTACGCGGTGCCGGGCTTCATGTTCGGGCTGATGCTGATCATCCTGTTCGCGGGCGGCTCCTTCTTCCAGCTCTTCCCGCTCCGCGGCCTCGTCAGCGAGGGCTGGGAGACCTTCTCGCCCTGGCACAAGGTCACGGACTACGCCTGGCACATGGCCCTGCCGCTGACCGCGCTGGTGATCGGCGCCTTCGCCACCGCGACGCTTCTGACCAAGAACTCCTTCCTCGACGAGATCCGCAAGCAGTACGTGCTCACCGCCCGGATGAAGGGCCTCTCCGAACGCCGGGTGCTCTACGGCCACGTCTTCCGCAACGCGATGCTGATCGTGATCGCGGGCTTTCCCGGCGCCTTCATCTCGGCCTTCTTCACCGGCTCGCTGCTGATCGAGACGATCTTCAGCCTGGACGGCTTAGGCGAACTCTCCTTCCGGTCGATCACGGGGCGCGACTACCCGGTGGTCTTCGCCACCCTCTACATCTTCTCGCTGCTCGGGCTGGCGGTGAACCTGCTGTCCGACCTGATCTACGTCTGGATCGACCCGCGCATCGATTTCTCCGCGCGCCAGACCTGA